From a single Rutidosis leptorrhynchoides isolate AG116_Rl617_1_P2 chromosome 5, CSIRO_AGI_Rlap_v1, whole genome shotgun sequence genomic region:
- the LOC139848737 gene encoding secreted RxLR effector protein 161-like gives MNGTPYASAIGSIMYAILCTRPDVSYALSMASRYQQNPGESHWMAVKNILKYLRRSKDMFLIYGGVEEDLTVKCYTDASFQTDRDDSRSQSGYVFILNGGAITWKSSKQKVVAQSTTEAEYIAASEAAQEAPWMKKFIADLGVMPSIEDPIEIFCDNNGAIAHAKEPRSHHSTKHILRRFHYIHHIVGNGDVCIRKVHTDQNLADSFTKALAQSKHEGHARCIGLRNVNDWNDL, from the coding sequence ATGAATGGAACTCCATATGCTTCTGCAattggatccattatgtatgccatattATGCACAAGACCAGATGTATCGTATGCTTTGAGCATGGCGAGTAGATACCAACAAAATCCGGGTGAAAGCCACTGGATGGCTGTCAAGAACATCCTAAAGTACTTAAGAAGgtctaaagatatgttcttgatttatGGTGGTGTGGAAGAAGATCTTACTGTAAAGTGCTACACAGATGCTAGCTTCCAAACTGATAGAGATGATTCACGATCACAATCTGGATATGTCTTTATCCTGAATGGAGGAGCTATAACTTGGAAAAGTTCTAAGCAGAAAGTAGTTGCACAATCTACTAcagaagctgaatacattgctgcatcGGAGGCAGCACAAGAGGCTCCGTGGATGAAAAAGTTCATTGCTGATTTAGGGGTGATGCCAAGCATAGAAGACCCCATAGAAatattttgcgacaacaatggtgCTATTGCTCATGCAAAAGAACCTAGATCGCATCATAGCACCAAACATATCCTTAGGAGATTCCACTACATACATCACATAGTGGGAAACGGAGATgtttgtattcgcaaagttcacacagatcaaaacctTGCTGATTCTTTTACAAAGGCTTTGGCACAATCAAAACACGAGGGTCATGCTCGGTGCATAGGGCTTCGTAATGTTAATGATTGGAatgatttgtaa